The following proteins are encoded in a genomic region of Streptococcus sp. 29892:
- the nrdR gene encoding transcriptional regulator NrdR codes for MRCPKCQSLKSSVIDSRQAEDGNTIRRRRSCDQCGQRFTTYERVEEKTLVVVKKDGTREQFSREKIFNGIIRSAQKRPVSTSDIDEVVNRIEQKVRSQSDGEVESDVIGNFVMDELVELDEITYVRFASVYRSFKDVEELENLLKQMISKGSKVKSGAAHEAK; via the coding sequence TCAGGCTGAAGATGGCAACACCATCCGTCGCCGTCGTTCTTGCGATCAATGTGGTCAACGTTTTACCACCTATGAACGTGTTGAAGAAAAAACCCTCGTCGTTGTGAAGAAGGACGGGACTAGGGAGCAATTTTCCCGTGAAAAGATTTTCAATGGTATCATTCGTTCAGCACAAAAACGTCCAGTTTCAACTAGTGATATAGACGAAGTTGTCAACCGGATTGAGCAGAAGGTTCGTTCTCAGAGTGATGGCGAGGTTGAAAGTGATGTCATTGGTAATTTTGTCATGGACGAATTGGTGGAGTTGGATGAAATCACCTATGTGCGTTTTGCCTCTGTCTATCGTTCCTTTAAGGATGTGGAAGAGTTGGAAAATCTGCTCAAGCAGATGATTTCTAAGGGTAGTAAAGTAAAGTCAGGTGCTGCTCATGAAGCCAAATGA
- a CDS encoding replication initiation/membrane attachment protein, whose translation MKPNDLFTYIKTSPFTPDIISLSQCYQPIISFDALALYYYLYSFSDQGQGRYKWATILNHMDFGMKRLEQALDLLSAMELLQVYRADELTGLVLLPPLTVKQFLDKPLYKQLLAQRIGEASVEGLQGSRPPQEKNVSKTFSQVFTLTGQIEGRFEPKHDFDWSAFKALMAKDKLLFQDEAEDIIALSHIAEQAGWTWLETYRQAKATAIGFTLSTKRLQQSRQAKQVPAGHLSPQEQAIVREAKAKSSSALLAFIKEQRKAVPTDTERKCLKDLANLGLLDEVINVLVLYTFNKVDSANLNEKYAMKLGNDFSYKGIASAEAAILYLRELKTGQAQSKPKPETKTNVPDWSKEEVQQEQTQEGQAKLAALYRELEEMENKGGS comes from the coding sequence ATGAAGCCAAATGATTTATTTACCTACATAAAGACCAGTCCTTTTACACCAGACATTATCAGTTTAAGCCAGTGCTATCAACCCATCATCAGTTTTGATGCCCTAGCCCTTTACTACTACCTCTATAGTTTCTCGGATCAGGGGCAGGGGCGTTACAAGTGGGCGACAATCCTCAATCATATGGATTTCGGTATGAAGCGCTTGGAGCAGGCCTTGGATCTCTTATCTGCCATGGAATTGCTACAAGTCTATCGGGCAGATGAGTTGACAGGCTTGGTCTTGTTGCCACCACTGACGGTCAAACAATTTTTGGACAAGCCCCTATACAAACAGCTATTGGCACAACGAATAGGTGAAGCCAGTGTAGAAGGCTTACAGGGTTCCAGACCTCCTCAAGAAAAGAATGTATCCAAGACCTTCTCTCAGGTCTTTACGCTTACTGGTCAGATTGAGGGGAGGTTTGAACCCAAACATGATTTTGACTGGTCTGCCTTCAAGGCCTTGATGGCAAAAGACAAGCTTCTTTTTCAAGATGAAGCAGAGGACATTATTGCTCTTAGTCACATAGCAGAGCAGGCAGGGTGGACTTGGTTGGAAACCTATCGTCAGGCAAAGGCAACGGCGATTGGTTTTACCCTATCTACCAAGCGCTTGCAGCAGTCACGTCAGGCTAAACAGGTGCCTGCAGGTCATTTAAGTCCTCAGGAACAGGCCATTGTTCGAGAGGCAAAAGCTAAGTCAAGTTCGGCTTTGCTCGCTTTTATCAAGGAGCAACGTAAGGCGGTCCCGACTGATACAGAGAGAAAGTGCTTGAAAGATCTGGCAAACTTGGGCTTGCTTGACGAAGTTATCAATGTCTTGGTCCTCTATACTTTTAACAAGGTGGACTCGGCCAATCTAAATGAAAAATATGCCATGAAGCTGGGTAATGATTTTTCCTACAAGGGAATTGCTAGTGCTGAGGCCGCTATTCTTTATCTAAGAGAGTTGAAGACAGGTCAAGCACAGAGTAAACCCAAGCCAGAAACCAAAACCAATGTGCCTGACTGGAGTAAGGAAGAGGTTCAGCAAGAACAAACGCAAGAAGGTCAAGCCAAGCTGGCTGCCCTTTATCGTGAATTAGAAGAAATGGAAAACAAAGGAGGTAGCTGA
- the dnaI gene encoding primosomal protein DnaI, protein MKSVQDRLSQATNPSPKSYQQLYQEIVSDPEVAAFIKKEGLTQQEITLSISKFLEYISQRDLFVKQDQAYIAKGYQPVLVMNEGYADVSYLETEELVEYRRLEAIKNRIQLINMPASLKNVTVADIDKSDENRVEVMLAIADFVKRFEEKPKGLYIYGNFGIGKSYLMAYLANLLSKTHLQSTTMLHYPTFVVDIKNAIKDGSVKERIDEIKIAQVLVLDDIGAEQHSPWVRDDVLQVILQYRMQENLPTFFTSNFSFDDLERHFASGKSGDETWQAKRVMERIRYLARDLHLKGKNRR, encoded by the coding sequence ATGAAATCAGTACAAGACAGGCTGTCGCAGGCAACCAATCCAAGTCCAAAATCATATCAGCAACTCTATCAGGAGATTGTGAGTGATCCTGAAGTCGCTGCTTTTATCAAAAAAGAAGGCTTGACCCAGCAGGAAATTACTCTGTCCATTTCAAAGTTTTTGGAATATATCAGCCAGCGCGACCTCTTTGTCAAGCAAGACCAAGCCTATATTGCTAAGGGGTATCAACCAGTTTTGGTCATGAATGAGGGCTATGCGGATGTTTCCTATCTTGAGACAGAGGAATTGGTCGAATACCGTCGTTTGGAAGCTATCAAGAACCGCATCCAGCTCATCAATATGCCAGCAAGTTTGAAAAATGTAACCGTGGCGGATATTGATAAGAGCGATGAAAATCGTGTGGAAGTCATGCTAGCTATTGCGGATTTTGTCAAACGCTTTGAGGAAAAGCCAAAAGGTCTTTACATATATGGTAATTTCGGTATTGGAAAAAGTTATTTGATGGCTTATTTAGCCAATTTGTTATCCAAAACTCATCTTCAGTCAACCACCATGCTCCATTATCCAACCTTTGTGGTAGACATAAAAAATGCCATCAAAGATGGCTCTGTTAAGGAGCGGATTGATGAAATCAAGATAGCTCAGGTCTTGGTGCTAGATGACATCGGAGCGGAGCAACATAGTCCGTGGGTGCGTGACGATGTGCTGCAGGTCATTCTGCAATACCGCATGCAGGAAAATCTGCCGACCTTCTTTACCTCCAATTTCTCCTTTGATGATTTGGAGCGTCATTTCGCATCTGGTAAGTCTGGTGATGAAACCTGGCAGGCCAAACGGGTTATGGAGCGGATTCGCTATCTGGCTCGTGATTTACACTTGAAAGGAAAGAACCGCCGATGA